The following nucleotide sequence is from Mangifera indica cultivar Alphonso chromosome 1, CATAS_Mindica_2.1, whole genome shotgun sequence.
ACATCATACGGAttcattttgttcaaaattggaaaaatttTGCGGCTTTTACCGttcattatattataacatttctAAAGATGTTTTGAGGGCAAAAACAGAGATGGTAATTTTGTGCATCAAAACATTAAGATATTATTTCAGCTTGTATCAAATTTTGAGTTTACACTAAATCTGAGCTTATGAGAACCGAGTGAGTCTGAATACCAGTGGACAAAATGAAAATGTTACTGTTCTTGCAGGAAAAAACggaatttcatcttcatttatcATAGCCATCGTTGCTCCAATTGTTGCCGCTGCAGTGCTTTTCATAGCCGGCTATTGCCTCCTAATTAGGAGAGCAAGAAAGAAGAATGCTCCTTCACCAGGAGATAATGGTAAATCTTTAAAAgctattttattaacaattcaaacaatctTTTACTTCCCATTGTCTGTACATTAATCCTATAGTTGCAATCTttcattaagattaaattatttactaTCTGACTATGCAGTTGAAAATGATGACATTTCAACTGTAGAATCTTTGCTATTTGATTTGGGGGCAATTGAAGTAGCCACAAACAAATTCTCAGCTGATAACAAATTGGGTGAAGGTGGATTTGGTGATGTTTATAAGGTATTGCAGTACATAGTCATTTCAACCTCGTAAGAGTTGTAAAAGTTCAAAAATTTGTCAGTTTAGAGAttaaaaaagtttcaataaaTGACCAAACAGTTGATTAATGAACATTTTCAGGGCATACTTTCTAATGGGCAAGCAATAGCTGTAAAACGGCTATCAAGAAGTTCCGTGCAGGGTGCAGAAGAATTTAAGAATGAGGTTTTATTGTTAGCCAAGCTTCAACACAGAAATTTGGTTAGACTACTGGGATTTTGCTTGGAGGGAGAAGAAAAGATTCTTATCTATGAATTTGTGACAAACAAAAGCCTCGACTATTTTCTATATGGTCTGAACTGTCTCcatgaatttcaattttcataagTCCGATATCCTTGTTAGGCTTTAGACCGAATGGATTCTTTTATCCATCCTCTGAAGATGGTAGAGTTGCTTCATTATTCATTAAACTCAGCTCTAGatagttttattttggattttgattttgacattTGCAGACCCTGAAAGGCAAGCAGAATTGGATTGGTCAAGACGCTACAAGATTATTGGAGGCATTGCTAGAGGAATGCTTTATCTTTATGAGGATTCACGATTGAGAATTATACATCGTGATCTTAAGGCTAGCAATATATTGTTAGATAGAGAtctaaaacctaaaatttctgATTTTGGCATGGCAAAGATAGTTGGAGTTGATCAAACTCAAGGGAATACAAACAGAATCGTTGGGACATAGTAAGTTTTTTTACTAGTTGTAAAGAAAGTAGATAAatgaattttgggttttttttatatCACTAATGCAGTCTTCATTTGGTCTTACCAAATTGCTATAGTCATAACATCTAGAGAACCTATTTAgttaaccttaaaaaaattagagtaataatacatattcaaataaattgtataagtTTATCAATACAAATTGAAGTAATAGTATCTCTTTAGATGATGTTgaaatgagtgaaaaaataaataatcatatcaatTAATTTGTACAAACAactttgtataatttgtttctATGCATAGTTTTATCCAAACAATTAATGTATGTGTTTTTTTGATTAAAGTTTCCAAGGGTCCTTGCTGTCTTTAATATCTAACATAATCTCTACTGCACAGTGGTTACATGTCTCCAGAATATGCTATGCATGGACAATTCTCAGTGAAATCCGATGTGTATAGTTTCGGTGTCCTAGTACTAGAGATCATTACTGGCAAGAAGAACAACAATTTCTATCAAACAGATGATGCTGAGGATCTCGTGAGCTATGTAAGCAAAATATGCGTTTTATTTCCCCTTTGTTTGAATTAGTATCTTTAAAAGCAATGGGAGAGCGGAGAAAAAATGAGTTAGTTGAATCTCATTAATTGTGACCAACTTATTATTTCAGGTTTGGAAACATTGGGTGGATGGGACACCGTTGCAACTGTTGGATTCAACTTTGACAGATTCTTACTCTAGAAATGAAGTGATTAGATGCATCCATATGGGGTTGTTATGTGTCCAGGAAGATCCGGCTGACAGACCCACAATG
It contains:
- the LOC123224851 gene encoding cysteine-rich receptor-like protein kinase 10 isoform X1, producing MPSSKIFMFLLVSFVIGLTSAANPKYLNHDCTNTTFSRNSTYQSNLNLLLSSFVSNASRSNGFSNSFYNATAGEDPNKVYALFLCRGDLSSTTCRDCVNFATSDILQSCPVQKEAIIWYDECRLRYSDANIFSTVADEPSLILHNTNNVTEPGFSQLVGSTVKEAVNQAVNSSKKFSTRKANFTASQTLYCLVQCTPDLSNADCNSCLEQSFASLPTTQAGARVYFPSCTSHFELYSFYNENVTAAPPPTPVLSLPPSVSVITRTGKNGISSSFIIAIVAPIVAAAVLFIAGYCLLIRRARKKNAPSPGDNVENDDISTVESLLFDLGAIEVATNKFSADNKLGEGGFGDVYKGILSNGQAIAVKRLSRSSVQGAEEFKNEVLLLAKLQHRNLVRLLGFCLEGEEKILIYEFVTNKSLDYFLYDPERQAELDWSRRYKIIGGIARGMLYLYEDSRLRIIHRDLKASNILLDRDLKPKISDFGMAKIVGVDQTQGNTNRIVGTYGYMSPEYAMHGQFSVKSDVYSFGVLVLEIITGKKNNNFYQTDDAEDLVSYVWKHWVDGTPLQLLDSTLTDSYSRNEVIRCIHMGLLCVQEDPADRPTMATIVLMLNSYSITLPAPQQPAFVLGNRRNASTAAKDLESDQSKGNSIPCSVYDSSISEVYPR